A stretch of Colletotrichum lupini chromosome 2, complete sequence DNA encodes these proteins:
- a CDS encoding cutinase — protein sequence MKASLLFLAASTALAAPLESVPVARSEIGSFPIAELEAYYNAAYSVKPEDTAALSPAISKRQYNGDTFNQLTDGTACRKVTLIWARGTTQSGNVGEAGSEGPVFFNALAGLVGTSNLAVQGVDYSASILGFLAGGDAAGSTTMANLVARAVTQCPSTKIVMSGYSQGGQLVHNAASKLTAAQTARVSAVLIFGDPFDGQPVGSIPASKVKVICHDGDNICDGGIIITADHRNYEQDAPAAAAFVAGLVA from the exons ATGAAGGCCAGCCTACTCTTCCTCGCGGCCTCCACGGCCCTCGCTGCCCCTCTCGAGAGCGTCCCCGTCGCTCGCAGCGAGATTGGGTCTTTCCCCATCGCCGAGCTTGAGGCTTACTACAACGCCGCTTACTCCGTCAAGCCCGAAGACACCGCCGCTCTTAGCCCCGCGATTTCCAAGCGCCAGTACAACGGCGACACCTTCAACCAGCTCACCGACGGCACGGCTTGCCGCAAGGTTACTTTGATCTGGGCCCGTGGCACCACTCAGTCCGGCAACGTTGGTGAGGCTGGCTCCGAGGGACCCGTCTTCTTCAACGCCCTTGCCGGTCTCGTCGGAACCTCCAACTTGGCTGTCCAGGGTGTCGACTACTCCGCTAGCATTCTCGGCTTCCTCGCCGGCGGCGACGCAGCTGGCAGCACCACCATGGCCAACTTGGTTGCTCGC GCTGTGACCCAGTGTCCCAGCACCAAGATCGTCATGTCCGGCTACAGCCAGGGTGGCCAGCTCGTCCACAACGCTGCGTCCAAGCTCACCGCGGCCCAGACCGCCCGTGTCTCTGCCG TCCTCATCTTCGGCGACCCGTTCGATGGCCAGCCTGTTGGCAGCATCCCTGCCTCCAAGGTCAAGGTTATTTGCCATGACGGCGACAACATCTGCGACGGCGGTATCATCATCACTGCTGACCACAGGAACTACGAGCAGGATGCCCCGGCCGCGGCTGCATTCGTTGCTGGCCTCGTTGCGTAA
- a CDS encoding TAM domain methyltransferase produces the protein MGPNVKFVTDDIGEPWTYDKPFDYIHSRIMASSIGDWEKYIQKCFDNLNAGGYQDLNEFDIIPTSDDGSDVVGLADLMKGNGFRDELGLWNNENITSGWEGFCMAPFTRARNWTREEVLLLMDQVRYEFNDKSIHTYLNIWSIHGRKPTAEAIGFGDGD, from the exons ATGGGACCGAACGTGAAATTCGTGACAGATGACATTGGGGAGCCTTGGACTTATGACAAGCCGTTTGATTACATCCATAGCCGCATTATGGCGTCTTCCATCGGCGATTGGGAGAAATACATACAGAAATGTTTTGA CAACCTGAATGCTGGCGGGTATCAGGACCTCAATGAGTTCGACATCATTCCCACATCCGACGACGGATC GGATGTTGTGGGACTAGCAGACCTGATGAAGGGCAATGGCTTCAGGGAT GAGTTAGGACTTTGGAATAATGAGAACATCACATCTGGGTGGGAAGGCTTCTGTATGGCGCCGTTCACGAGGGCGAGGAACTGGACGAGGGAAGAAGTTCTGCTGCTCATGGACCAGGTTCGCTATGAGTTCAACGACAAAAGTATTCATACATACTTAAACAT ATGGTCGATTCACGGCAGGAAGCCTACGGCAGAAGCGATAGGGTTTGGGGATGGCGACTGA